One genomic region from Nostoc sphaeroides encodes:
- a CDS encoding tetratricopeptide repeat protein, translated as MLGNTLVGRYQIISNLGGGGFGETFVASDTQLPGSPPCVVKKLKPQASDPVTLETARRLFDTEAQVLYKLGTHDRIPQLLAYFEDNAEFYLVQELIEGHDLSQELIPGKTWSQEQVISFLQELLTILEFVHQQNVIHRDVNPRNILRRHPDGKLILIDFGAVKQITTQVILPEGSIKGTVAIGTPGYIPGEQAHGTPKLSSDIYATGIIAIQALTGLSPEEIVKDADTNEIIWHNQATVTPEFAQFLDKMVCYDFRQRYASATLALQALKELTQPPAQTIALTPISLHKNISKPQPKKGILGKILLGIFLIGVSTIASILILNHINSNNAIELSKQGNTLFDLQRYQDALEVYEKAVNIRPDYAEAWNGQGKTLSKLKKYKDALAAYDKAIQIQPDNFEAWSGRGFVLGNLQRYQEAIASFDKALQFNNESSEVWNAKGEAFSNLNQYDQAIKSYEKAIELKPDNYEAWYKKGLALQNSNRYEEAIAAYQKVVELKPDYEQAWYNWGNSLVNLQRYRDAFTAYDKAVQSKANYYQAWLSRGNVLLNLQRYPEAIESFNQVIKYNPGNYQAWYNLGWSLHQSQRYEEAIKAYKKAATLKQKDYQVWYNLGNSQYILQKYEDAIASYNKAVRYKPDHAESWYSRGNALLNLKQFKDAIASYDQAIKYKPNYQQAIDGRNQAQIQLQGEISKPKPVIVPVLPFPSSTNTPQGN; from the coding sequence ATGCTGGGAAACACGCTTGTAGGAAGATACCAAATTATTAGTAACTTGGGAGGTGGGGGTTTTGGTGAAACTTTTGTGGCAAGTGATACCCAATTACCCGGTTCACCTCCATGTGTCGTTAAGAAACTTAAACCCCAGGCAAGTGATCCCGTAACTTTGGAAACAGCTAGGCGTTTATTTGATACGGAAGCACAAGTTCTGTATAAATTAGGAACTCACGATCGCATTCCCCAACTTTTAGCTTACTTTGAGGATAACGCCGAATTTTATCTCGTACAGGAATTGATCGAAGGGCATGACTTGAGTCAAGAATTGATACCCGGTAAAACCTGGAGTCAAGAGCAAGTAATTTCATTTTTACAAGAACTTTTGACAATCTTAGAATTTGTCCATCAACAGAATGTAATTCACCGTGATGTCAATCCACGAAATATTCTCAGACGCCATCCAGATGGCAAATTAATCTTAATTGATTTTGGTGCAGTTAAACAAATTACTACCCAGGTAATTCTTCCCGAAGGCTCAATTAAAGGTACTGTTGCTATAGGTACACCTGGATATATCCCTGGAGAACAAGCTCATGGTACGCCAAAATTAAGCAGTGATATCTATGCTACCGGAATAATTGCTATTCAAGCTCTCACGGGATTATCACCAGAGGAAATAGTAAAAGATGCCGATACTAATGAAATTATCTGGCACAATCAAGCTACAGTAACGCCAGAATTCGCTCAATTTTTAGATAAGATGGTGTGCTACGACTTTCGCCAACGCTATGCTTCGGCAACGTTAGCATTACAAGCGCTGAAAGAGTTAACGCAACCACCCGCCCAGACAATTGCATTAACTCCTATTTCTTTGCACAAAAATATCAGCAAACCTCAACCTAAAAAAGGTATTTTGGGTAAAATTTTACTCGGAATATTTTTAATTGGGGTTAGCACAATAGCATCAATATTAATTTTAAATCACATTAATTCAAATAACGCCATAGAATTATCCAAGCAAGGAAATACGCTTTTTGATTTGCAACGCTATCAAGATGCATTAGAAGTATATGAAAAAGCCGTTAATATTAGACCAGATTATGCTGAAGCCTGGAATGGTCAAGGTAAAACGCTATCTAAATTAAAAAAATACAAAGATGCGCTAGCGGCGTATGATAAAGCAATTCAAATTCAGCCAGATAATTTTGAAGCTTGGAGTGGACGAGGTTTTGTATTGGGAAATCTACAGCGATATCAAGAAGCGATCGCCTCTTTTGACAAAGCCTTACAATTCAATAATGAAAGCTCGGAAGTCTGGAATGCTAAGGGTGAAGCTTTTAGCAATTTAAACCAATATGACCAAGCAATTAAATCTTATGAAAAAGCGATTGAATTGAAACCAGATAATTACGAAGCCTGGTATAAAAAAGGATTAGCCTTACAAAATTCTAACCGATACGAAGAAGCGATCGCAGCATATCAAAAAGTCGTGGAATTAAAACCGGACTACGAGCAAGCCTGGTATAATTGGGGAAATTCCTTAGTCAATCTGCAACGCTACCGAGACGCATTTACAGCTTATGATAAAGCTGTGCAATCCAAGGCAAATTATTATCAAGCCTGGTTATCTAGAGGTAATGTATTGCTCAATTTACAACGTTATCCAGAAGCAATTGAATCTTTTAATCAAGTAATTAAATATAATCCAGGTAACTATCAAGCATGGTATAATCTGGGTTGGTCGCTACATCAAAGCCAACGCTATGAAGAAGCAATAAAAGCTTATAAAAAAGCAGCAACCCTTAAGCAAAAAGATTATCAAGTGTGGTATAATCTGGGAAATTCGCAATACATTTTGCAAAAATACGAAGATGCGATCGCGTCTTATAATAAAGCAGTTCGTTATAAACCAGACCACGCTGAAAGCTGGTATAGCAGAGGGAATGCGCTATTAAATTTGAAACAGTTTAAAGATGCGATCGCGTCTTACGATCAAGCAATAAAATATAAGCCTAATTACCAACAAGCAATAGACGGGCGCAATCAAGCCCAAATTCAACTACAAGGCGAAATATCAAAGCCTAAACCTGTAATTGTGCCAGTTCTCCCATTTCCTAGTTCCACTAATACACCGCAAGGGAATTAA
- a CDS encoding hybrid sensor histidine kinase/response regulator, producing the protein MIRANSSLSTSNRESHPSRNLLIRFILGGTTLVVSISAYFSYQATRNMMLKDLRQSAFLEVQRGGDEIEEWLHVRQVEVQTLANTSTVRSLNWSVAEPYLKAEIKRINEFFFFQIVNPDGSFSNTKVGRSNKNIKDRDFFQKAIAGKSNISDPFISRSTGIPLIAIATPISSNSANSSSPIGVFHGNVRVDHIAEVVNSLRYGTNSYAFALNSQGQAIVHPNSALMSTVEKPAPSLLKIGDRNLNAIAQQMVNKQQGIELMEIDGTKKYIAYLPLQAANWSVALVIPRQNIESRLHFLDLIALIVGGLTVTMITVLWQVQAFEQAELKKSKTAADTANHAKSEFLANMSHELRTPLNGILGCAQILLRSPALPNQEQYHVNIIEQCGSHLLTLINDILDLSKIEAKKLELHSDDVHLPSFLQGIVEICQIRAKQKGILFVYKPAINLPTGIHVDVKRLRQVLLNLLGNAIKFTDEGEVTFNIEVIDQPSSDQQKHRLRCTVEDTGIGITPAELSKIFLPFEQVGEKKRQAEGTGLGLAITRQLVQMMGSDIHVKSQIGQGSSFWFELEIPEAADWVQSAMSTTGYAYASSEKQIIGFEGGPYTILMVDDRWENRTVITNLLQPLGFNVVEANNGKEGLEIAIALKPDLIITDLLMPEMDGFELIKYLRHTPEIQNIKIIVSSASVFEADKHRSLQAGGNAFLSKPINVDELLHQLEQYLNLVWIYKQSQPDGEKAKEATANSQSPQLTPPSPQVLQELVTLASKGNFNAILKWADQLEETDITFAPFANEIRQLARQFDEDLILNFLTQYAMKTV; encoded by the coding sequence TTGATCCGAGCAAACTCCAGTTTATCAACATCTAACAGAGAAAGTCATCCCTCACGAAATTTACTAATTCGATTTATTCTTGGCGGCACTACCCTTGTAGTCAGTATTTCTGCTTATTTCAGCTATCAAGCCACTAGAAATATGATGCTCAAAGATTTGAGACAGAGCGCTTTTTTAGAGGTACAGAGAGGGGGTGATGAAATTGAGGAGTGGTTACATGTTCGCCAAGTAGAGGTACAAACCCTAGCTAATACTTCAACTGTACGCTCCTTAAACTGGTCTGTGGCAGAACCCTATTTAAAGGCAGAAATTAAGCGGATCAATGAATTTTTCTTTTTCCAAATAGTTAACCCAGATGGTTCATTTTCTAATACAAAAGTTGGTCGATCAAATAAAAATATTAAGGATCGGGATTTCTTTCAAAAAGCAATTGCGGGAAAGAGCAACATTTCTGATCCCTTTATTAGCCGTTCTACAGGAATTCCTTTAATTGCGATCGCCACCCCAATCTCGTCAAATTCTGCTAACAGTAGTTCACCGATCGGAGTCTTCCACGGCAATGTGAGAGTCGATCACATTGCAGAGGTTGTTAACTCCCTGCGCTACGGCACGAATAGCTATGCTTTCGCTCTCAATTCTCAAGGACAAGCGATCGTCCATCCTAACTCGGCGTTAATGTCAACCGTAGAAAAACCTGCACCCAGCCTGCTGAAAATAGGCGATCGCAATTTAAATGCGATCGCGCAGCAGATGGTAAACAAACAACAGGGAATTGAGTTAATGGAAATTGACGGCACTAAAAAGTATATAGCTTATCTGCCGTTGCAAGCCGCTAACTGGTCTGTGGCTTTGGTGATTCCCCGCCAAAATATTGAATCTCGATTGCACTTCCTCGATTTAATCGCCTTAATTGTTGGTGGACTTACTGTCACCATGATTACTGTTTTGTGGCAAGTGCAAGCATTTGAACAAGCTGAACTAAAAAAATCTAAAACTGCGGCCGATACAGCCAACCATGCTAAAAGTGAATTTTTAGCCAACATGAGTCATGAACTACGAACGCCCCTGAATGGCATTCTCGGTTGTGCCCAAATTTTGCTGCGTTCCCCAGCTTTACCTAATCAAGAGCAATACCACGTCAATATTATTGAACAATGCGGTTCTCATTTGCTGACATTAATTAATGACATTTTGGATCTATCCAAAATTGAAGCAAAAAAGCTAGAACTGCATTCAGATGATGTGCATTTGCCATCTTTTCTCCAAGGAATTGTGGAAATATGCCAGATTCGGGCAAAGCAAAAAGGCATTTTGTTTGTCTATAAACCCGCGATCAACTTGCCTACAGGGATTCATGTTGATGTCAAAAGATTACGTCAGGTGCTATTAAATCTGTTGGGAAATGCCATCAAATTTACAGATGAAGGTGAGGTTACTTTCAATATTGAAGTAATCGATCAACCTTCCAGTGATCAGCAAAAACATCGCCTTCGTTGTACCGTAGAAGATACTGGAATTGGTATAACTCCCGCAGAATTGAGCAAAATTTTCTTGCCATTTGAACAAGTAGGTGAGAAAAAGCGCCAAGCTGAAGGTACTGGGCTGGGTTTAGCTATTACTCGGCAATTAGTACAAATGATGGGTAGCGATATCCATGTTAAGAGTCAGATCGGTCAAGGGAGTAGCTTCTGGTTTGAGTTGGAGATTCCTGAAGCGGCTGATTGGGTACAATCTGCGATGTCTACGACGGGCTACGCCTACGCTTCATCAGAGAAACAAATCATTGGCTTTGAGGGTGGCCCCTACACCATTCTGATGGTTGACGATCGCTGGGAGAATCGCACAGTGATTACAAACTTACTGCAACCATTGGGTTTTAATGTAGTTGAAGCCAACAACGGTAAAGAAGGTTTAGAAATAGCGATCGCCCTCAAGCCAGACTTAATCATCACAGATTTGCTGATGCCAGAAATGGATGGGTTTGAATTAATTAAATACCTGCGTCACACTCCAGAAATTCAGAATATCAAGATTATCGTTTCTTCCGCTAGTGTCTTTGAAGCCGACAAACATCGCAGTCTGCAAGCTGGAGGTAACGCTTTCTTAAGCAAACCTATAAATGTAGATGAATTATTGCATCAACTAGAACAATATTTAAATTTGGTATGGATTTACAAGCAATCTCAGCCTGATGGAGAAAAAGCCAAAGAAGCAACAGCAAATAGCCAATCGCCTCAATTAACCCCTCCTTCCCCCCAAGTTTTGCAAGAACTAGTCACCTTAGCCAGTAAAGGTAACTTCAATGCCATTCTCAAGTGGGCCGATCAACTGGAGGAAACAGACATAACCTTCGCGCCATTTGCTAACGAAATCAGGCAACTAGCAAGGCAATTTGATGAAGATTTAATTCTCAATTTTTTGACTCAATATGCAATGAAAACAGTATGA
- a CDS encoding response regulator, whose amino-acid sequence MKTTIENQNNSINSAHSRGIILVVDDNPANLQVLSSFLDQSSFEVWAARSGEKALGRLENDDLPDLILLDVMMPGIDGFETCKQLKSNPRVQDIPVIFMTALSGTADKIKGLQLGAVDYITKPFQHEEVLVRIENHLKLRNLTKTLIAKNAELQQTQTQLIQAEKVAALGQLTAGIAHEVNNPINFIAGNLNFVEQYVQEVVSLLYLYQKHLPDPPEEIKTAIKKSDLNFLLDDLSKIIQSMQVGTDRVTEIVSYLNNFSRHRETGKKLANLHEGLESTLLILGHRFKYNAHQPMIKLVKEYGSLPLVECFPGEINQVFMNLICNAIDAIEEKYRNKDIETISQNTGVIKIKTEAIGEQVILRIADNGSGISKADATKIYDAFYTTKPVGKGTGLGLSIAYQIVVNNHHGKLTYDSKPGEGIEFIIELPIR is encoded by the coding sequence ATGAAAACTACTATTGAAAACCAGAATAATTCTATCAATTCCGCTCATTCGAGGGGAATCATTTTAGTCGTTGATGATAACCCTGCCAATTTACAAGTTTTATCCAGCTTTTTGGATCAGTCTAGCTTTGAAGTTTGGGCAGCACGGAGCGGTGAGAAAGCCCTTGGGCGATTAGAAAATGATGATTTACCTGATTTAATCTTGCTGGATGTAATGATGCCCGGTATCGATGGTTTTGAAACCTGTAAACAGCTAAAAAGCAATCCTCGTGTCCAAGATATTCCGGTCATTTTTATGACAGCCCTCTCAGGAACTGCTGATAAAATCAAAGGTTTGCAATTGGGAGCCGTAGACTACATTACCAAACCTTTTCAGCATGAAGAAGTCTTAGTACGGATCGAAAATCACCTCAAGCTGAGAAATTTGACGAAAACTTTAATCGCTAAAAACGCCGAATTGCAACAGACTCAAACTCAACTGATTCAAGCAGAAAAAGTAGCAGCTTTAGGCCAACTGACAGCAGGAATTGCTCATGAAGTTAATAATCCCATCAATTTTATAGCTGGCAACTTAAATTTTGTTGAACAGTATGTACAGGAGGTAGTTAGTTTACTCTATCTCTATCAAAAACATCTGCCTGATCCACCAGAGGAAATTAAAACCGCGATTAAAAAAAGCGATCTAAATTTTTTGTTAGATGATTTATCTAAAATTATTCAATCCATGCAAGTTGGTACAGATCGCGTTACAGAAATTGTGTCGTATTTAAACAACTTTTCCCGACACAGGGAAACGGGTAAAAAACTAGCTAACTTACATGAAGGGTTAGAAAGTACATTACTCATTCTCGGACATCGGTTTAAATATAATGCTCACCAACCAATGATCAAATTAGTTAAAGAGTATGGAAGCTTGCCACTTGTTGAGTGTTTTCCTGGGGAAATTAATCAGGTTTTTATGAATTTAATTTGTAATGCGATCGATGCAATTGAAGAAAAATATAGAAATAAAGATATTGAGACAATTTCTCAAAATACTGGAGTTATTAAAATTAAAACTGAGGCAATTGGAGAGCAAGTTATTTTAAGAATTGCCGACAATGGCTCAGGTATAAGTAAAGCAGATGCAACAAAAATATATGATGCCTTTTATACAACAAAACCCGTTGGTAAAGGGACAGGGCTTGGTCTATCTATTGCTTACCAAATTGTGGTTAATAATCATCACGGCAAGCTCACATACGATTCCAAACCAGGTGAAGGCATAGAGTTTATCATTGAACTACCCATCCGATGA